Part of the Streptomyces sp. RFCAC02 genome is shown below.
CACCGATCGCGATCTCGTCCGCCGACAGGGCGGAGACGTCGAGCAGTTCGCCGTCGAGCGGCCCGCCGTAGAGCTGCACCATCGAAGCCATGGGCCCACCCTGGCAAACATCCCCCGCTATGTCAGGACTCCTGCGTCCCTCCGCGCCCGGGGCGGCTGCGGTAGGCGCCGGGCGGCGTGCCGTACTGGCGCTTGAACGCGTGGGTGAAGGCGTACGGCGAGGAGTACCCGACCCGTTGGGCGATCGAGGCGACCGGGGCGTCGCCCGTGCGCAGGAGCCGGGCGGCCGTCGTCAGCCGCCACCATGTCACGTAGGCCAGCGGCGGGCGTCCGGTCAGCCGGGTGAAGCGGCGGGCGAACGCGGCGCGGGACAGGCGCGCCTGCCGGCCCAGCTCCTCGACGGTCCACGGCCGGGCCGGGTCCGCGTGAACGGCCCGGAGCGCGGCCGCGATGGACGGATCGCGCAGCGCGGCGTCCCAGCCGGTGGGGGTGTCGTCGCAGGAGTGCCGCGCGTCGAGCCAGGACCGCAGGATGTACAGCAGAAGCAGGTCGAGCAGGGCGGGGAGTGCCGCGTCGGCGCCGGGGCGGGGCGGGTGCCGCAGTTCGGTCGCGAGGAGCCCGACCGCGGCGCGCAGTTCGGGATGCCGGCCGTTTCGTGCCGGCAGGTGGACGATCTCGGGAAGCTCGCCGAGGAGCGGGTGGAGGTCGGCCCGGTCCAGCAGGTAGGCGCCGCAGAGCAGCACCACGGTCGGATCCCCGTCGCCGGCGCCGTGCCGTATGCCCGCGTCGGGCGCGGGGACTTCGCGCACCGGGGTCGTCGGGGCGTCGGCCAGGCCGTGGGCGGAACCGTGCGGCAGGAACACCACGTCACCGGTGTCCAGCGCGATCGGCTCGGCCCCGGGCGGCAGCAGCCAGCACGTGCCGTCGAGGACCACGTGGAAGCCGGCCGCCCGCGAGGCGGGGAACCAGCGGCCGAAGGGAGCCGATCGCGCGTCGCGTGCCGAGTGCGGCCGGCCGGTGCGCGCCGCGGCGACCACGTCCGAGAGGACATCCATCCGTTCACCGTAGGCCAACCGCCGCCCGCGCGAAGACGATCGCGCAACCGGGGGAGCGCTTCACGTATTCAATCGTCTTCCCCGGGCGCCATACGGTTCGACGGAAGCCGGGGTCCGCACGGAACCCGGCCCGGTGAGCAGGAGAACCACATGAGCACTGACACGAGCACCGACATGAGAATCGCCGTCTTCGGGGCGAACGGATACCAGGGGAAGCTCGTCGTCGCGGAGTTGGCGCGGCGCGGGATCGACGCCGTCCTGGTCGGCCGCGACCCCGACCGGCTGGCACGGGCCGCGGCCGCGGTCGGTGTCCCCGACGCGGAGCGGCGTGTCGCCACCGTTCAGGACGCTCCGGGACTCGTCGGGGCGCTGCGGGGGTGCGACGCGGTCATCAACTGCGCGGGACCGTTCACCGCGTCGGGTACGCAGGTGGTGCGCGCCGCGATCGCGGGCGGACTGCACTGTGTCGACACGTCCGGCGAACAGCTCCACATACGGGCCGTCTTCGACACCTTCGGGACGGCGGCGCGGGAGGCGGGGGTCGCCGTCGTGCCCGCCACCACCGACGCGTGCGTGCCCGTGGATCTCCTCGCCCACCTCGTCGCGGCCCGGCTCGGCCCGCTGGACGAGCTGGTCAGCACCCATGTGATCGCCGGGGGCGGCGCGCCGTCGCGCGGCTCCCTGCGCTCCGCGATCGGGACCATCGAGG
Proteins encoded:
- a CDS encoding saccharopine dehydrogenase NADP-binding domain-containing protein — protein: MSTDTSTDMRIAVFGANGYQGKLVVAELARRGIDAVLVGRDPDRLARAAAAVGVPDAERRVATVQDAPGLVGALRGCDAVINCAGPFTASGTQVVRAAIAGGLHCVDTSGEQLHIRAVFDTFGTAAREAGVAVVPATTDACVPVDLLAHLVAARLGPLDELVSTHVIAGGGAPSRGSLRSAIGTIEAIRAGGLVHEDGDWRPATDAPRTAVTLPGEPGATPVAPFPLPEVITVPRHVAVRRMAGLTEAGLTERLNRPVPPEVVDSLPEGPTGEERRRQRFRYVLDALGTGGRRARGIVRGSDTYGTTAVIAVESARRLAAEPPGAGVLAPAQAFGAADFLDHLGRHGLRWSIEEPPAG
- a CDS encoding AraC family transcriptional regulator; the protein is MDVLSDVVAAARTGRPHSARDARSAPFGRWFPASRAAGFHVVLDGTCWLLPPGAEPIALDTGDVVFLPHGSAHGLADAPTTPVREVPAPDAGIRHGAGDGDPTVVLLCGAYLLDRADLHPLLGELPEIVHLPARNGRHPELRAAVGLLATELRHPPRPGADAALPALLDLLLLYILRSWLDARHSCDDTPTGWDAALRDPSIAAALRAVHADPARPWTVEELGRQARLSRAAFARRFTRLTGRPPLAYVTWWRLTTAARLLRTGDAPVASIAQRVGYSSPYAFTHAFKRQYGTPPGAYRSRPGRGGTQES